In Centropristis striata isolate RG_2023a ecotype Rhode Island chromosome 8, C.striata_1.0, whole genome shotgun sequence, the genomic window TgcgattactgttaaataagcCAAGATGGCACAGTGCaagccacactgtaaaactttttactgtaaaattacagtaaattactggcagcagtttcgccagtaagttactgtaaaatttacagtacctttatagaaatacaggtttGTTTACTGATAAACTGTCTTGTttcgaagaaaaaaaataccgtgacatttaaatgtttaactctaaattatgttacaactaatccaaAAACTCTATATTAGtattactggaaaaacaacacattgtgattatttcagcccagacaaaaattaaataaaataaaacttttcttcttttagaaaataacggctttattttcccgacatgctcagctgaaaaccgtaaattcctgtaaaaatataatgaccgttggaatgcctgagcaatcatgataactcccacaatgcattgttttcacagcaatatactgtacaatcataatacagcaagttactgttagaatttgactgtaaatttacagcaaagtcttacagtgcaGCTATTTGTTGGCCTGGGTGTGCCCATTTGTGAAGCACTTTTACGTAATCTGATGTATAAATTTATGAGTCGCCTTGTACAGTCCGAAAATAGTGTGATGGTTGCTCTAACTAATCCTCAGGTTAGCTCCATCGCCTCTCCTCACTATATTGGAGACgctaacagtttattttggtcGGTCTGATGatcatctttttgtattttttggtttctgtcatatttttgtctgctgtgttatttatttatttgtattgttcctgtttttaatatctgtctcctatggaccctgagtcttgaataaaaaaatttgATCATAAACTAATAAGATTTTTACAAGCGCTATCCCTTTAACTGGATATTATTGAAAGTTTTGATTCCTTTCCAAAATAAAGGCCTGTAGTCATGTTGGGATGTGGATATGTACAACTTTATTATCAGGTTGGGGTGTAAACACATTCAGTATGCAACATTTATCACTTTTTGTTTTCCAATAGTTTTAACCGACAGCAGCTGTTTTAGCtgacagtatatatatatatatatttttttttcaataatgaatgctttatttcggttacaaaaaacaaaaacaaaacaaagacaaaataaaatcatgttttttacaaaagaatccatcagacagcaaccgaaaaaggaacaggctgaagccccactaaaggcttatttttgcctttcctgtaccatctacatgtatacattatatgcattacattaactgaataattcacattgttacaaaacacatgatagcttAAACTGAATCCTTTTCCAATAGTTTAAACTGGCAGCAGCTGTATTAGCTGACAGTATAAGTGCACTAAACAGTGAGTTTCCTGTGTTCTTTCACTCTTTACTTTCACTCTGACACAGTTGTTTGGTTTTCTAGGTCAAGAGAAACAGACTTTAACATGCAACAAGTGGAAATTAAAGCAGATTCAAACACGTATCATGAGCCATGGAGTTAAACAAGGAACCTTTGTGCtgtaatgaaaatataaatacatgatGTTTCTCTTAACATTGGCTGATACAAGCTACCTGATCACAGTGAAAACATTTCACAGTTGCATCTTTGTCCTGCAGTTTGAGAATCAGTGAACATGTTTTTGCATCATTTCCAGTTCACATGGTTGTAGATGCTCCTGCACCTCAAGGCTGCAGACAGGAAGGTGAGCGTCTGTGAGCTCTGTCTTCCATGTGGCCTAGTGAAGGTCGGGTCAGGGGGGGCAGCAGGCAGTCTGGATCAGGGGCCACACTCTGGTGGTCTAAAAAAGACAATCTTGGGGCCCCAACCCAGGGGGTCAACATGCAAATAGTAACCCCTGAGTGAAAGGCATAGAGCAGATCAATGTTCTCACATTACTCTTGCTGCCCATGACTGTGAATGTGCACGCCTACACACCACAGGAGGTTTTCATATTTAATGAAATTCAATCTCAACAATAGAGAAGGCAGCTGTATTTTAACAAAGGTAGGAGTATGACGTCATAAGTGAGCTCTtaaataaccaaataaaacaaCCATATCTGCTGAAGGAGCTTGATGTTACACTTGTCAATAACATTGGATTCAGTGTTGCAAGagaatcattttgaaacagCAAAGGTTGCATAACCACAGTGAGTTATTACAGTGTTGTGAAAGCTACAAATACAACATCAGTCATCTGAAGTGGCTCATCCAGTGCATGTGGAGCAGATGAAGTTCAGTGTTTCTGTCTCAGACAGGCCGACCCACTGCTGCCTCCCAGTGGATTCAATGGCACCTGTTACACCACAGCCATATTTCCCTTCAGGTCCTTGTCCCGGGGCCCAGTTCTGGTAACAGCCAGGAGAGAACTTAGTCCAGAACCAGAAGTTAAATTTACATGTGTAGCGTAGACCGAGCCAAACATGAGCTGAAGTGGCGTTCTTTGCCGTTTCAGCCGCCGTTCCCTGAATGTGTTCGGTGGTGATGTGGACCAGGTCTACATGGTGCTGCCTGCAGTAGCTCAGAGCTTCACTCCAGGTCTTATTCTCCTGGATCAGTATCAGGTTTCCTTTAGGGAAGACAACAAAGAGAAGTTATACTTCATTCATCAtggaaatgtatgcaaaatgAACTAATGATACATCAGTCTGGATCAATGTTGATGTATTGATTCAATGCTCaacaactttgttttttatgcacactgttcattgcaccttatttgtttcatagcaccaacatttttatactgcatattcatatttattctgcactggaattctattctacaccttaatacatactccttctttagacactttattttttattgtatttctattgtatttttatattttattgcttgaagtatgcctaggttgttctttttatttaactgtgttgttattgttatctatctatctatctatctatctatctatctatctatctatctacccatctatccatctatccatctatctatctatctatctatctatctatctatctatctatctatctatcatctatctatctatctatctatctatctatctatctatctatcatctatctatctatctatcatctatctatctatctatctatctatctatctatctatctatcatctatctatctatctatctatctatctatctatctatctatctatctataaagttGCTTTTTGTGAGTTCATATAAATAGAATCATGATAATAAAGACTTTGTGATACAGTGGAAACTGCTTATTCTGATGACGTTACATTGATCAACCACTTGTATTGATGAAAAAGCTCAAGATTGAATCATTCCAACATAATGCTGTCTTAATAGTTAGCTTATATGTTGCAGTTATCAAGTAGAATGCTTACAGTGTTCATTTTGGGCCTTTtcacacatgaaaacatgaaaaaaataatttaaaggtaTAGTAATcctaatacatttatttataaatacttATGGTAACTAGCTGGCAACATGAGGTTTAAATCATGCAGGCCAGTAAATGGCTACACTGTCTGTTTCATTACTTTATATTCATccttaaagttggaataaaatatttttttacctcttaccatgaaatgattgtgacagttTATTTCTTGACATATAAAATGTATACCTCcttaaaactgtattaatcaatcaaccaaacatatcacaatgaaaattaaaccataattaacagaggattgtgtctgaaaacaaaatcattccaCCTTTGTGAGCGAtgcacaaaaatcaacataataaAGATGGTAAActgcatgaaaaataaagacaaataaaaaaacgtgATCACTATAAGCAGGTTCAACTGTAGCAtctaatatcacaatatttcacaaAGCATCGATATAATATAATGCAGAGAAACTTGTTATTTACACCCCTTaagtcaggggtgtcaaactctggcccgcgggccaaatttggcccgcagtgtaattttatttggcccgcgaggcaattccaaattattatattattattgtactataaaagctgacccgccggtattatacggcgcatttaccactaatactagatttattattgttattttatttttaaatgtattaacctgttgaaaaagtttattttgatatttaaatcagaaggatgcaaatagaaaagaggcatacgatttttatttaataaattaatgacattgatgtgttttttatttgaaatttgattttgcatgtctgcactatttagttatatattgtatgtttataagcgttgctggttccatatttaatgttaaagcaaaacatgtttggtatatattaaaaggtttatttgttcaatattggcccgcgattttattcaagttttacattttggcccattgtgtatttgagtttgacacctctgcctTAAATGAACACAAAGCACATAATAATTAGAAACATACCTGGAGGCAAACTTTCAGTTTTGGTGGGCTTGGGGGTTGAGGAGTGTGTGGTGGTCCTCATAAGGGTTGTTAGTGTCGGGACCCCGTCTGTAGTTGCTGGTGTCGTCGTTGTGGGAACCTGCTGCTGAGTTGATGTCACGGTTGACATTAGTGTAGTTGCGTTGCTGAGCTCAGTGCTGGTTGTAGTGGACACAACAGGACTGGTGGCATTTAGTGTCGTCGCTTCACTGGTAGTTGTTGGTTCTTCTGTGGTAACAGCAGTGTGTGATTGATTAGTGGCCacagtaaaatgaaatgttattaTGACCTTTGAAGTGAGCGGAGCAGTTGTCAGATTTGCCGGCAACTGACTTGTTGTCGGGGTCTCCTGTGTACTGGTTGCACTGGTCGTTGTTGGTGTCAGTTTCCTCGCTGTAAGAATaagtaatgaatgaataaacatgAATTATAGATGCAGCtctgttgtgtgttgtttgtgttgctttgtGCAACCAGAGGTTGGCTTCAGCATTGCTTTCCTAACTttgtaaaatacaattaaacaaTTTTACTTATAAATAGATATAATATAGATGAAGAAATTTagatggttttgtttttttaattaaaattccaGTACCTAATGTAcagaatatacagtacaggccaaaagtttggacacaccttctcattcaatgcgtttcctttattttcatgactatttacattgtaaattcatcaaaactatgaatgaacacatgtggaattatgtacttaacaaaaaaagtgtgaaataactgaaaacatgtcttatattctagtaagcaaagggtggttactttgaggaatctaaaatacaagacatgttttcagttatttcacacttttttgttaagtacataattccatatgtgttcattcatagttttgatgccttcagtgagaatctacaatgtaaatagtcatgaaaataaagaaaacgcactgaatgagaaggtgtgtccaaacttttggcctgtactgtatataattgTAGACAGTATAGATATAATGTATATAGAATTGAACTGAATAGATCTGATACTTGATCCAGCTATCTGAGTCTGTATCAGCCTGATATCCAATATTGCTATCGCTGCATCCCTAGCATTGTGTTAGCACAATATAATACAACATTAAGATCAGTCATTTGACAGAGGAAGTGTGTAATATAGCAACTTACCCCCTTGACAAATAAATTTGCGCTTGTCACTGCATTTCCGGTCGTTCCACTCCCCTCCATCTTTGAATACAGCAACAACGCAATCCTGTTCATCTCTAAAATAGTTTGGCTGGTTGGGTTTCCAGTAGCGGAATGATGAGTTGCTCCCATCAGACCACTTCCAGGGGTCTCTGAAGAGGCCGAGCCACATATTTTGTGACATGGACACATTACGTACAGCCTCATTTTCTTCTGCTGAGTGTATGCTGATCAGATCAGACGATAAGTCCCTGCAGTGTTTCTGAGCGTCCCTCCATGATTTGGTCTCGGCAACAAATGTGAGAGCACGGTTATCACTGTTACCTGCAAGTACAaaggttttatattttaagCACAAAGAGCAGAGtttatttaaccctataaagccaattgtatcatatttgatacacaagtttttgagacctatacatcatcagtgtgatattttttccctgaaaaacctgatgtatacatgtgttgaagaaaaaaaaactgagcaacaaattgcacaaaaatacaagatatagcaaaatttatatgcaggttccactggtggatcagtcattgctgcgtgaaaacttcatatcagcagatgtatgatgttgtgttatatggaaaaaaatattttgcatgtttgaggaaaatgttaaaaggaagtaaagtcttaaaaggttaaaaatgttgggttttatatgtttttgttagttcgagaacaaactgtgagcaacaaattgcacaaaaagaactgatgtatcaaatatgatacaaattaaaatcatatatgcctattgtttttagattttttggttaattacctgtcagcaggttcaataaacactccagttttaaaaaaaaggagaattttctggcaattatttagtggttcaggctttatagggttaaacatGACtcccaataaaaaataaaatttcactTACCATGACAAACGAACTGTCTTTTAACTCCACAGTCACTTTCAAACCATTTCCCATGTTGATCCATTGCTCCACAGGCGTCTTCATCCTTTGCTTGCGGTTCTCCTTCCCTCCAGTTCAGGAAACCCAGTTGTTGACCAGACTGGGACCAGTGCCATGTCCTCACATCTCCAATCTCCAGACCTATCCAGGCTCTGAGAATGCTATTTGGAACTAAAGCGATCAAACTATCCATGTCGGTGGAGTTGTGAACTGTAGCTAAATCACTGTACATCTCTCTGCAGTAGGTCTTTGCGTCTGCGTAGGTCTTAGAAACAGTGTTCAGGTGAAATTCTGACGATCCCAGTGCATAGGAGCAAAGTCCTGTGAAATAACAGGAAgcattatactttatttatagagccctttaagacagcgttagctgatacaaagtgctgtacatggcaggacagaccaccaataaaaacaataaaaacaaagaacaagcaaaaacaactaaaacaaagcgagtctcatgctgggtaaaacaaaaacaaaacaaaaaaaaaacagtaaataaaagtgggttttaaaattaatctcaattttaaaattaatcttaatttaaaaaaacccacaaagaacaaataaaaacaaaaatacagtttgaatagcaacaataaaaacaaaaacagtcctGTTTTCATGAAGAGCACATTTATGAATACAAGTCTTACATTTAGTATGAGtatgaaataagaaaaacaagcatGTAAGGTTCAAACCTGAGATAAAAAGCAGATAGAAAGTTTGAGTCCCTTTCATCACGATGAGTCTCCTTTCAGTCATGATCATGGcagacagtaaaataaaagctTAACCAAAAACtaaacatgtaaatataattGAATGGCCTTGCTGTCTGTCTGAGGAGCTGTGAGCAGCACAGTGAATCTGGTAAGAATGCCACTTGGCTTGTTAAAAGGCCACCTTTAACGAGCAGCTACAGACTAAGCTGTTTTTCaggtttctttctctcttgcaCATACTTTATGGTGCATACATAGATGGAAAcaattacataaaatacaatGAAGCAGTAGACAACTTTGTGAATCTACTGACATATGAATGGtctattattttgtcttttttttttacatataatttttCAGAAAAGACTCGAGATTGGATTGAAATCAATGAACAGGTTATATTAAAGTCAGCCACCTGCCCCAGAGACATAAAATACCATCTGAATGTGACATGGTTGGTCCAGAAAGAAGGTGAGCATGTTGTTTTGCAAACTCTGAAAACTGTAAACAACTTTCTCACGTCCCAAATGCTCACAAGGAATAAGGGTAAACCTAACACAAATTTTATAATTCAAAATATCTTAGTGGAGAGCTTTAACAATTCACTACACTTTATGTGGTCCATAATCACACACTGAGAACCTCACCCACCCATTTATGTGttaggaaaaaaaggaagaatacatttatattccaaaaataataatttaaatgttaaGTATTGGGGGAAAAATCTGAAAAGTTTTATGTTAAGTGTTATATCCTTAATACTGGAAAATGTTACCTTCTTGGGGCGGCCTGCATCTAACTCAGGACAGACCAAGATTTCTTTTTGAGGGACTCGTTTTAagtatgatgaaaaaaataatatgaaaaaataagaataattgaAACAATTTAACCCTGTaaaaaagaaggagaaagaaaaagtgaTGGTGCTTGATATAAATGGCTTTAAAGAGTCTAATAACCAACAAGGCTACAGTTCATTCATCACCTCGGAGAACAACAATAGAGCTCAAAAGATTACAAAAATAGAACActgataaatattttagatgGTGAAAAATGATACTGCACAacttaactggagcattaaaaTGTTGTGCAATCCTGTGAATTCCCCTCGCGTCAAAGACAAAAAGCATTCCAACACTTGTAGGTGTGGTTGTCCATGAGTTGCTGAGATAAGGTCTGTTGTGCAACAATTAGGCTACCCCTAAAAACACAATTCATCATCCCATACAAACAATAATACTCTTATTGTGTGTGCCGTTTTCCATTACTTCCCCTTGAGTGCATCAGTGGTAAGCCATACTATCACAGTGTTTAatgatctgtgtttttttttttttttactgagccAAAGATTATACGTACAATATTGTTTTGACAATGCTTATTTCCATTTGtatgattaataataattgtataatTCTATTCATGTACATTTACAGAACAGTGTAATcaataagcaaaaaaacataaaaagaaaattaaagggAACAAAGGGTCATTAAATAAAGCCTggcaaagataaaaataaataaatgtgcacaTACTAAAGAGACACATAAATCTAAATGAGGACAGGAACAAAACCCAGATGAGGCAGTATGGGtagcagggccggttctagcaggaatatatgaaataaatataataatttaataaataatttattattattaaattaaatgtatttaattatttaatattaaataattaaatttaataaaaataaaaatgtatttaattttatttattttattaatattattaatattaaattatattattattaaaaataatttatgatataaagtaacaaagtacCACAGTAACAAAATAccaacatttttggacatcccataatctggcgtttttctgtcatttttttaaaggtcatACTATAACATagtataattatatatactACAACGGAGTATAATTGGtgcatttttagcatttattagtcatttttgacaaaaatcgacatgctatagtacaggggtgtcaaactctggcccgtgggccaaatttgcaCATCTatcgcagtgtaattttatttggcccgcgaggcaataccaaattattatattattattgtaaattaatgacattgatgtgttttttatttgaaatttgattttgcatgtctgcactatttagttatatattgtatgtttataagcgttgctggttccatatttaatgttaaagcaaaacatgtttggtatatattaaaaggtttatttgatcaatgttggcccgcgattttattcaagttttaaattttggcccattgtgtatttgagtttgacacccctgctatagcatgacatttttattcaagGGGGTCATTTGTGGACATCCCATGATATGGTGTTTTCccgtcatttctggccatattatgatctaatatatcaactatcagactataattgacccatttgaagcattttagtgattttaatacaaaaatggACATAGTATGGTatgactttcttttttcttctttcgtTCAGGTcgttaattttaatttaatttcatctaTCGTCATTTCCATTCAAGTACTAAAGTCTTAcgcttatttaaaaatgaactaaaatccTCTTGTTGGAGTAATAATAAGTGTAGCCTGTGGAACTGTAGCAGTGTCATATGACAGCCTACAGAGCGTCATATGACGCGTGTTGTGGGAGGTCCCATGAGACGTTCTGGCTCGGAGCCACCATGgcctgtaaacaacaacagcgTCAAGTTGAAGTAAACTGGATCTGAGAGTCGATCTGCTGTCCGCCGCGGGATCTGATCCCAACCAGTCCGGTGAAGTGGTTCCCAACAATGCGTCGAAGGTGTTCTGGTGAGTAACTCCAACCTTCAAACGACCATGAGCTGTTTTACCATCAACACTGAACCGTACATCGAGCTAATGCTAGCTACATTAGCCGAGCTAGCTAAGGTGTCTGTTAGCTAACAAGCTAATCGCAGCTAGCTGGAAAACATTGTGCTATTAGTGCGGTTTTATTAAAGTGCTTCGATGACTGTCGGACTATTAATCTCTATATCTCTTCGTGGTTATCTGGGTAGGTTTttaatgtagttttattcaaagTTACAGCATAAAATGTCAGCCAGACGGATAGCAACAAGAGCTAatgtagctaatgttagccgtCGCCAAGGGCTTTCGAGCGTTTATGGGTTTgcagctagctagttagcatgCTAGGTAGCTAGCTAGCGGTAAAAGCTAACCTAGAGCGTTATTTATGTGCGACTTTCAGTGATGCattgtattaatatttagtgATGATATCACTAATGAGCATTGGGACTTCTGTTTCTGGtttacatgtagttttatttagCATTTAGCTCTCCACGCAGCAACGTTACTGCGTGTCGTTAGCGACATTTAGCAAACGTGTAACATTACTGCGATGCCAACAAACACTGACCAGTGGAAGCACATTTATGATCTTTAAGCTTTGtacagcttaaaaaaaaatatccccCCATTAAATACGGAAACATTGATACATCTCactgtgtttttccttttaatttgaCCTGTTTGAATAGAGAGAATCACGTTAAACTGAAGACTGTAAAATCCATGTTGGGGTTccgttttgcaaaaaaaaatattgtggctCCATTTGTCTGCCACCTCAttcgttttgttttgtgttatcgAGTAATAAATCTGTCTATACAGtgtcagaaaatgtaaaaaacaagcCATCACTATATCCTAAAGTTCAAGATGTCTTTAAAATGTCGTGTTGTGTGTGGCCAGAgatgtacatttttaataaggCTGTAAtgtaaaatagagaaaaaaacagcttgtTCTCTGAGCCAgagactggtgtgtgtgtgtgtgtgtgcagctctgcTTGAAATTTGCCTTACAGGagattatcaaaataataataataataataatacattttatttggaggcgcctttcttggcactcaaggacaccgtacaaaaaagatagaaaagattcagcaataaaatacacagaattaataacaatacaatgcAAAAGATAGATTTGGACAGGGTAATTGTGATCagagggaataagcagttttaaacagatgtgttaaAATAGTTGACAGGAAGATTTCTGCTGATTGACAGATCCTGTAAATGTG contains:
- the LOC131976773 gene encoding macrophage mannose receptor 1-like, giving the protein MTERRLIVMKGTQTFYLLFISGLCSYALGSSEFHLNTVSKTYADAKTYCREMYSDLATVHNSTDMDSLIALVPNSILRAWIGLEIGDVRTWHWSQSGQQLGFLNWREGEPQAKDEDACGAMDQHGKWFESDCGVKRQFVCHGNSDNRALTFVAETKSWRDAQKHCRDLSSDLISIHSAEENEAVRNVSMSQNMWLGLFRDPWKWSDGSNSSFRYWNKGNLILIQENKTWSEALSYCRQHHVDLVHITTEHIQGTAAETAKNATSAHVWLGLRYTCKFNFWFWTKFSPGCYQNWAPGQGPEGKYGCGVTGAIESTGRQQWVGLSETETLNFICSTCTG